Proteins from one Alphaproteobacteria bacterium genomic window:
- a CDS encoding HlyD family secretion protein, whose amino-acid sequence MKLKTTIFSTVLIAAVLGGGAYGMNWWKMRQVVVTTDNAYVRSDVTAISPRVAGYIETLHVTSNQHVTAGQPLVTLQADQYESDVDSARADLRAAEAEIEISRATIANMGARRALQQSRVRQAEARVEAARAQAEQAAREVERYSQLLDRGTGTRQKFEEATTHDRTMRAEVTRAQAEAAAERAELPVIDTDVLRIEREIDRLQAKVDRARSDLDRAEIALSDTVVVSPIDGVVGNLRVENGMYTEEGWPMLSVVPLQTTYVIANFKETQLERLRVGQEVHMEIDAFPGMMLVGYIDSLAPASAAEFSLLPPQNATGNFIKVVQRIPVKIFFDFPAGFAARLVPGMSVVVTVDTRSAPQGAALADEG is encoded by the coding sequence ATGAAACTGAAGACGACAATTTTCAGCACTGTCCTGATCGCCGCTGTGCTCGGCGGCGGAGCCTATGGCATGAATTGGTGGAAGATGCGACAGGTCGTCGTCACCACCGACAACGCCTATGTGCGTAGTGACGTGACTGCAATTAGCCCTCGTGTCGCCGGCTATATCGAGACCCTGCATGTGACGAGCAACCAGCACGTGACCGCTGGCCAACCGCTGGTGACGCTGCAGGCGGACCAGTACGAATCCGATGTCGATTCGGCGCGTGCAGATCTGCGTGCTGCCGAGGCCGAGATCGAGATCTCACGGGCCACCATCGCGAATATGGGCGCCCGGCGTGCCTTGCAGCAATCGCGCGTGCGCCAGGCCGAGGCGCGTGTGGAGGCGGCGCGGGCCCAGGCCGAGCAAGCTGCGCGCGAGGTCGAGCGATATAGTCAGCTGCTGGATCGTGGCACGGGAACACGCCAGAAATTTGAGGAGGCGACGACCCACGACCGCACCATGCGGGCTGAGGTGACGCGCGCCCAGGCGGAGGCCGCAGCGGAACGCGCCGAACTGCCGGTGATCGATACCGATGTGCTGCGTATCGAGCGCGAGATCGATAGACTGCAGGCCAAGGTCGACCGGGCCCGCTCCGATCTCGATCGGGCCGAGATCGCGCTGTCGGACACAGTGGTGGTGTCGCCGATCGATGGCGTGGTGGGTAATCTTCGCGTCGAGAACGGCATGTATACCGAGGAAGGTTGGCCGATGCTCTCGGTGGTGCCTTTGCAGACCACCTACGTCATCGCCAACTTTAAGGAGACCCAGCTTGAGCGACTGCGCGTCGGCCAGGAAGTGCACATGGAGATCGATGCCTTCCCGGGCATGATGCTGGTCGGGTATATTGACAGCTTGGCGCCGGCCAGCGCTGCCGAGTTCAGCCTGCTGCCGCCGCAGAATGCCACCGGCAACTTCATCAAGGTGGTGCAGCGAATTCCGGTAAAAATATTCTTCGACTTTCCGGCGGGCTTCGCGGCACGACTGGTGCCGGGTATGTCGGTAGTGGTCACGGTCGATACTCGTAGCGCCCCCCAGGGCGCGGCGCTGGCCGACGAGGGTTGA
- a CDS encoding branched-chain amino acid ABC transporter permease, which produces MDGLVQFAQQVVSGTAIGCVYALVALGFVLIYKATEVVNFAQGELMMVGAFLAYTFIVILGMGFWLGALLALLGTALLGGALDRVVMRPMVGQPVFAIIMVTIGIGFMFRSIVAMTPGWGVDTYTIGTPFYGKVVSLGDLVLSQDHLAIIVLTVLLVAALFAFFRYTRLGVAMQATSQNQLAAYYMGIPVKTVFSMIWALSAAVAAFAGILLAPIAFVHVNMGFLGIKAFPAAVLGGFGSIPGAIVGGLIIGVVEALAGFYLPEGFKDVAAYVVLLAVLIVRPQGLFGEIARKKV; this is translated from the coding sequence ATGGACGGCCTCGTACAGTTTGCCCAACAGGTGGTCAGCGGTACCGCCATCGGTTGTGTCTACGCGCTGGTGGCGCTTGGCTTTGTTCTGATCTACAAGGCGACCGAGGTGGTCAACTTTGCGCAGGGCGAGCTGATGATGGTCGGCGCCTTTCTGGCCTACACCTTCATCGTCATTCTCGGCATGGGCTTCTGGCTTGGCGCGTTGTTGGCGCTGCTGGGCACGGCGCTGCTCGGCGGCGCACTCGACCGCGTGGTGATGCGGCCGATGGTGGGCCAGCCTGTCTTCGCCATCATCATGGTCACCATCGGCATTGGCTTCATGTTCCGCAGCATCGTCGCCATGACGCCGGGCTGGGGTGTTGACACCTACACCATCGGAACGCCGTTCTACGGTAAGGTCGTGAGCCTCGGCGATCTGGTCCTCAGCCAAGATCATCTGGCGATCATCGTGCTGACCGTTCTGCTGGTGGCGGCGCTGTTCGCGTTCTTCCGCTACACCCGCCTTGGCGTGGCCATGCAGGCGACTTCGCAAAACCAGCTTGCCGCCTATTATATGGGCATCCCGGTCAAGACGGTCTTCTCCATGATCTGGGCGCTGAGTGCCGCTGTTGCCGCCTTCGCCGGCATCTTGCTGGCGCCGATCGCCTTCGTCCACGTCAATATGGGCTTTCTCGGCATCAAGGCCTTTCCTGCTGCTGTGCTGGGTGGCTTCGGCTCGATCCCTGGCGCTATCGTCGGCGGCCTGATCATCGGCGTCGTTGAGGCGTTGGCCGGCTTCTACTTGCCGGAAGGTTTCAAGGACGTCGCCGCCTATGTCGTACTGCTGGCCGTGCTCATCGTGCGCCCACAGGGCCTGTTCGGCGAGATTGCACGGAAAAAGGTTTGA
- a CDS encoding multicopper oxidase domain-containing protein has protein sequence MYRALVLIALTLGLAVGGIVLAPPAWWPESWQQAVFTRKVPAYEAPPASSPPVELATEAICNEPFPEWRAAQTLDGVAIEASPRCNPDAPAEVAAFVKGTNNVSPDVLMRTRLASDAVVKGADRDGDGDADEIHLRLEVAELNGASPDGLAPSLDYAIAPGIRPGFWVFAPKSRGMATKTSENSAAYRTLRVPSPVIRVEQGDTVKITLENTHTMPHTIHFHGVDHPYVGAQGDGNDGVPLTSEMPVMPGESRTYEMTPRQAGTMFYHCHVQPAVHILMGLQAMFVVEENRPNNPVQTFNVGAGQVRARSQASQEAYDREYDLHYQEVDREMHDLVRLSNDPRRVIKEIHRRYDITERSSDYFLLNGRSFPYTARESLIVVAPNERVRLRVANGGAEGVALHTHGHKVTVTHTDGVPVPPATQLIRDVVWVAPMQRADLLLETVDDGLHSYGQGVWLMHDHHAPAVTNNGIGPGGGISAIVYESYLVDGGLPKLQGVDWSPYFSPAFYAGRVPIWQTYDPLGTLADVAPESWPTLRPILFGLDIGLLLAVLFALMRRRRA, from the coding sequence ATGTATAGAGCACTCGTCCTTATCGCGCTGACGCTTGGTCTTGCTGTGGGGGGCATCGTGCTGGCGCCGCCGGCTTGGTGGCCGGAGAGCTGGCAGCAGGCGGTCTTTACCCGAAAAGTACCAGCTTACGAGGCACCGCCGGCAAGCTCACCCCCGGTCGAACTCGCGACCGAGGCTATCTGCAACGAGCCCTTCCCGGAATGGCGCGCCGCGCAAACCCTGGACGGCGTGGCGATCGAGGCTTCGCCGCGCTGCAATCCCGACGCCCCGGCCGAGGTGGCTGCTTTCGTCAAGGGCACGAACAACGTGTCACCGGATGTGCTCATGCGCACGCGCCTTGCGTCCGATGCCGTGGTCAAGGGCGCAGACAGAGACGGCGACGGCGATGCAGACGAGATTCACCTGCGGCTCGAAGTGGCCGAACTCAACGGCGCATCGCCCGACGGCCTGGCACCGTCGCTCGATTACGCCATTGCCCCCGGCATCAGGCCAGGCTTCTGGGTGTTCGCACCCAAAAGCCGTGGAATGGCCACCAAGACCTCTGAGAACAGCGCCGCCTATCGCACACTGCGCGTGCCCTCACCGGTAATCCGCGTCGAACAGGGGGACACGGTCAAAATCACCCTCGAAAACACCCATACCATGCCCCACACCATCCACTTCCACGGCGTCGACCACCCATACGTCGGTGCCCAAGGCGATGGCAACGACGGCGTGCCTCTGACCAGTGAGATGCCGGTGATGCCGGGCGAGAGCCGCACCTACGAGATGACCCCACGCCAAGCTGGCACTATGTTCTATCACTGCCACGTGCAACCCGCCGTGCATATCCTGATGGGTCTGCAAGCGATGTTCGTGGTGGAAGAGAACCGGCCAAACAATCCCGTGCAGACGTTCAATGTCGGCGCTGGGCAGGTGCGGGCGCGCTCGCAAGCCAGTCAGGAGGCTTACGACCGCGAATACGACCTCCACTATCAGGAGGTGGATCGCGAGATGCACGATCTGGTGCGCCTCTCCAACGATCCACGACGGGTGATCAAGGAAATTCACCGCCGCTACGACATCACCGAACGCAGCTCCGATTATTTTCTGCTCAATGGCCGCTCCTTCCCCTATACGGCGCGCGAGTCCCTGATCGTGGTAGCGCCGAACGAGCGCGTGCGTCTGCGCGTGGCCAACGGCGGCGCAGAAGGCGTCGCCCTGCATACCCATGGCCACAAGGTCACCGTCACCCACACCGACGGGGTGCCAGTGCCGCCCGCGACCCAGCTGATCCGTGACGTGGTCTGGGTGGCCCCAATGCAGCGCGCCGACCTGCTACTCGAGACCGTAGACGACGGCCTGCATAGCTATGGCCAGGGGGTCTGGCTGATGCACGACCATCACGCGCCCGCGGTCACCAATAACGGCATCGGTCCCGGCGGCGGCATCAGCGCCATCGTCTATGAATCCTACCTCGTGGATGGTGGCCTGCCGAAACTCCAGGGCGTCGACTGGAGCCCCTATTTCAGCCCGGCCTTTTATGCTGGGCGGGTTCCCATATGGCAGACCTACGACCCGCTCGGCACCCTGGCTGACGTGGCGCCAGAGAGCTGGCCGACACTGCGACCGATCCTGTTCGGCCTCGATATCGGCCTCTTGCTGGCCGTGCTCTTCGCCTTGATGCGCAGACGGCGGGCATGA
- a CDS encoding ABC transporter ATP-binding protein codes for MTEPLLRLSNVETSYGPIQAIRGVSLKVSEGTIVTVLGANGAGKTTVLKTISGVMDPDKGTVTFEGKEIQRRDPDKVARLGIAHVPEGREVFPYLSVRENLMMGAYARRDRDTVVGDLARIHDYFPVLAERDSQEAASLSGGEQQMLAIGRALMARPKLLLLDEPSLGLSPILMQEIFAIIARVNVEEGTAILLVEQNAHMALEIGEKGYVLEVGRIVVEDSCARLREQKDIQEFYLGKQDQGVRGEKRWKRKKLWR; via the coding sequence ATGACCGAGCCGCTGCTGCGCTTGAGCAATGTCGAAACCAGTTACGGGCCAATCCAGGCCATACGCGGTGTCAGCCTGAAGGTGTCGGAAGGCACGATCGTTACCGTGCTCGGCGCCAACGGCGCGGGCAAGACCACCGTGCTCAAGACCATCTCTGGTGTCATGGATCCGGACAAGGGCACCGTCACCTTCGAGGGCAAGGAGATCCAGCGCCGCGACCCGGATAAAGTGGCACGCCTCGGAATTGCCCATGTGCCGGAAGGGCGTGAGGTGTTTCCCTATCTCAGCGTGCGCGAGAACCTGATGATGGGCGCCTATGCGCGGCGCGATCGCGATACCGTCGTTGGCGACCTTGCGCGTATCCATGACTATTTTCCGGTGCTTGCCGAGCGTGACTCCCAGGAGGCGGCAAGTCTGTCCGGCGGCGAGCAGCAGATGCTGGCCATTGGCCGAGCTCTGATGGCGCGCCCGAAGCTGCTGCTGCTGGACGAGCCCTCGCTCGGCCTTTCGCCGATCCTGATGCAGGAGATCTTCGCCATCATCGCGCGCGTCAATGTGGAGGAGGGCACCGCCATACTTCTGGTGGAGCAGAACGCCCACATGGCGCTGGAAATCGGCGAGAAGGGCTACGTGCTTGAAGTTGGCCGGATCGTCGTGGAGGATAGTTGCGCGCGGCTGCGCGAGCAGAAGGACATCCAGGAATTCTACCTCGGCAAGCAAGACCAGGGCGTGCGTGGGGAAAAACGATGGAAGCGCAAGAAGCTGTGGCGCTAG
- a CDS encoding ABC transporter ATP-binding protein, with protein MSLFVVEGLSMAFGGIRAVDELSFAVEPGEVFTIIGPNGAGKTTCFNLINRIYNPTAGRITFDDQDITRLPPHRIAGLGIARTFQNIELFDNASVLANLLLGRHARAHDHSNLLADMLFLPMVRRAEREHRRRVEDVIDFLDLQHYRHNHVGSLPYGVRKVVELGRALASEPKLLLLDEPSSGLNTEETGDMAFWISDIRREFGITVLMIEHDMNLVGRVSDRVLALNYGRMIATGTTEEVRRHPEVVKAYLGE; from the coding sequence ATGAGTCTGTTCGTGGTAGAGGGGCTGAGCATGGCCTTCGGCGGCATCCGCGCCGTCGACGAACTCAGTTTTGCCGTCGAGCCGGGTGAGGTGTTTACCATCATCGGTCCAAACGGCGCCGGCAAGACCACTTGTTTCAACCTGATCAACCGCATTTACAATCCCACAGCCGGCCGCATTACCTTTGACGACCAGGACATCACGCGTCTGCCACCGCACCGTATCGCCGGGCTTGGCATCGCGCGTACCTTCCAAAACATTGAGCTGTTCGACAATGCCAGCGTGCTCGCCAATCTTCTGCTAGGCCGCCATGCCCGCGCGCACGATCACAGCAACTTGCTGGCCGATATGCTGTTCTTGCCCATGGTGCGCCGGGCCGAGCGCGAACATCGGCGCCGGGTCGAGGACGTGATCGACTTTCTCGATCTGCAGCATTACCGCCATAATCACGTTGGCAGCCTGCCCTACGGCGTTCGCAAGGTCGTAGAACTGGGTCGAGCGCTGGCCAGCGAGCCCAAGCTTTTGCTGCTCGACGAGCCGTCCTCTGGCCTCAATACGGAAGAGACCGGTGATATGGCCTTCTGGATCTCCGATATCCGCCGCGAGTTCGGCATCACGGTGCTGATGATCGAGCATGATATGAACTTGGTCGGCCGCGTTTCTGACCGCGTGCTGGCGCTTAATTACGGCCGCATGATAGCAACCGGCACGACGGAGGAAGTTCGCCGTCACCCGGAAGTGGTCAAGGCCTATCTCGGTGAATGA
- a CDS encoding branched-chain amino acid ABC transporter permease, with protein sequence MRFVFKTSYDQDIRMFPHAGALFWYGVLIVALIAAPLLLDRYLLTQASFVAIFTIAGVGLMLLSGYTGQVSLGHAAFLAAGSYTETILMDAGLPFLISLPCSGLLAGVLGIAIGLPALRLAGIYLAIATLAFAFIVEEVLARWESLTGGTSGLMVPELTIAGVSFYDETYFYYLCVGVAVLVMLAAINLLRSSTGRAWIAIRDSEIAAQSMGVNLAWYKTMAFAISAAFTGLAGALYAHQLTYISPESYNILLSVELLLLVVVGGLGSLHGAVFGAIFVIVLPELVAMLQGALPEKMAQQTGIKMGIFGLVIVLFMLYEPLGIYGRWYKIKHYFAMFPVYRKATFKRQKSYVKSDRLR encoded by the coding sequence ATGAGATTCGTCTTCAAGACCTCCTATGACCAGGACATCCGCATGTTTCCCCATGCGGGAGCGTTGTTCTGGTACGGGGTCCTGATCGTCGCGCTGATCGCCGCGCCGCTGCTGCTTGACCGCTATCTTTTGACCCAGGCGAGCTTCGTCGCCATCTTCACTATCGCCGGCGTCGGACTGATGCTGTTATCGGGCTATACCGGCCAGGTCTCACTCGGTCATGCCGCCTTTTTAGCCGCTGGCTCCTACACCGAAACCATCCTCATGGATGCGGGTCTACCGTTTCTAATCTCCTTGCCGTGCTCAGGATTGCTCGCCGGCGTTCTCGGCATCGCCATCGGCTTGCCGGCACTGCGCCTTGCCGGAATCTATCTCGCTATCGCTACCTTGGCGTTCGCTTTTATCGTCGAGGAGGTTCTGGCGCGCTGGGAATCTCTAACCGGAGGGACCAGCGGTCTGATGGTGCCAGAGCTGACCATCGCCGGCGTCTCCTTTTATGATGAGACCTACTTCTACTATCTCTGTGTCGGTGTCGCGGTGCTAGTTATGTTGGCGGCGATTAACCTGCTCCGCTCGTCCACCGGGCGCGCCTGGATAGCTATTCGGGACAGCGAGATTGCAGCTCAGAGCATGGGCGTGAACCTGGCTTGGTACAAGACCATGGCCTTTGCCATAAGTGCCGCCTTCACTGGTCTCGCTGGCGCGCTTTACGCCCATCAACTCACCTATATCAGCCCCGAGAGCTACAACATCCTGTTGTCGGTGGAACTGTTGCTGCTGGTCGTGGTCGGCGGGCTGGGGTCCTTGCACGGGGCTGTGTTCGGCGCCATCTTCGTCATCGTGCTACCAGAGCTGGTCGCCATGCTGCAGGGCGCGCTGCCAGAGAAGATGGCCCAGCAAACCGGCATTAAGATGGGCATCTTCGGGCTCGTGATCGTGCTTTTTATGTTGTACGAGCCGCTCGGTATCTACGGCCGCTGGTACAAGATCAAGCATTACTTTGCCATGTTTCCGGTATACCGCAAGGCGACCTTCAAGCGGCAGAAATCCTATGTAAAATCGGATCGCTTGCGATGA
- a CDS encoding LysR family transcriptional regulator, with protein sequence MAKASTVAKADIASIPDAVAPPLINPSAVTLHQLRIFWAVAQAKSFTKASKILDLAQPSLSQQISKLEEEVGTQLFNRSRNEMTPTDAGQFLLRKADVILSSVEEALIGLEEFSAGTRGVVSIGALSSIARNVLPESLRLLATRYPELEMDVHESSPAEAVDLLYGRRINMALLATDSTAGDGASFLREKVSSDPYVLAVPEGLDLSDVGDVERDLAPTERTVVNSTIQFNFGNQHKKRIEDWYQHVLPHYRVIAQSRSYEVALSMVQAGLGVAVVPALTAALGAKRGFAVTLYRTTLPNREIVALLPTQYARIEPYVSVVEMVKAAGATIQLPPIEPLPPLLKAL encoded by the coding sequence ATGGCGAAGGCGAGCACCGTTGCGAAAGCGGATATCGCAAGCATTCCCGATGCTGTGGCGCCACCACTGATTAATCCCAGCGCCGTTACGTTGCACCAGCTGCGAATCTTCTGGGCCGTGGCGCAGGCCAAGTCGTTCACCAAGGCATCGAAGATTCTCGACCTCGCTCAACCCTCGCTGTCGCAGCAAATCTCCAAGCTTGAGGAAGAGGTCGGCACCCAGCTCTTCAATCGCAGCCGTAACGAGATGACGCCCACCGATGCCGGTCAGTTTCTGCTGCGCAAGGCCGACGTTATTCTGTCGAGCGTTGAGGAAGCCCTGATCGGCCTGGAGGAGTTCTCCGCCGGCACCCGCGGCGTGGTTTCGATCGGGGCACTCAGTTCCATCGCCCGCAACGTATTGCCCGAATCGCTGCGCCTCTTGGCTACGCGTTATCCCGAGTTGGAGATGGACGTTCACGAATCCTCGCCGGCGGAAGCGGTTGATCTACTCTACGGACGCCGCATCAACATGGCCTTACTAGCAACCGATTCGACCGCCGGCGACGGCGCCAGCTTCCTGAGAGAAAAAGTGTCCTCTGACCCTTATGTGCTGGCGGTGCCTGAGGGGCTGGACCTTTCGGATGTGGGCGACGTGGAGCGAGATTTAGCACCGACAGAGCGTACAGTCGTCAACAGTACCATCCAGTTCAATTTCGGCAACCAGCACAAAAAGCGCATCGAGGACTGGTACCAGCACGTTCTACCCCATTACCGGGTTATAGCCCAGTCGCGCAGCTACGAAGTGGCGCTGTCTATGGTCCAGGCAGGACTCGGCGTGGCCGTAGTCCCGGCCCTGACGGCAGCCTTGGGCGCCAAGCGCGGGTTTGCCGTCACGCTCTACCGCACAACGCTGCCTAATCGCGAGATCGTCGCCCTGTTGCCTACCCAATATGCGCGCATCGAGCCCTATGTCAGCGTCGTCGAAATGGTCAAAGCCGCCGGCGCGACCATACAGCTGCCGCCCATCGAGCCCCTGCCACCGCTCCTCAAAGCGCTCTGA
- a CDS encoding CoA-transferase: protein MSLFKNDADSLVEAISDGASLIMPCDTNGVPMAAVRALIRKGARGLTLIGGPTSGLAADLLIGADCVAQIESAAVNLGEYGGAPRFHVAAGKPGLAVRETTCPAIHAALQAAEKGIPFIPLRGLIGSDVQRLRKDWKLIDNPYTPESMRDPIALLPAITPDVALIHAACADDEGNVWIGLRREVLTMAHAARITLATVEKRVSGNLLDDPATASGTISSLYMDHVAACPGGAWPVGFANQYGPDGAHMRAYAKQAKTTAGFTAYLDDHVLNGQAVAAE from the coding sequence ATGAGTTTGTTCAAGAACGATGCCGACAGCTTGGTCGAGGCCATTTCCGACGGGGCGTCCTTGATCATGCCTTGCGATACCAACGGCGTGCCCATGGCCGCCGTTCGCGCCTTGATTCGCAAAGGCGCGCGCGGTCTTACGCTCATCGGTGGTCCCACCAGCGGCCTTGCCGCCGACCTGTTGATCGGAGCCGATTGTGTGGCGCAAATCGAGAGCGCTGCGGTGAACCTCGGCGAATATGGCGGCGCACCGCGTTTTCATGTGGCCGCGGGCAAGCCCGGCCTTGCCGTTCGCGAGACCACGTGCCCGGCCATTCACGCGGCATTACAGGCCGCCGAGAAGGGTATCCCTTTCATACCGCTGCGCGGCCTCATCGGCTCGGACGTACAGCGCCTGCGTAAGGACTGGAAGCTAATCGACAATCCGTATACACCCGAAAGCATGCGCGATCCGATCGCTCTGTTGCCGGCCATCACTCCTGATGTGGCCCTGATCCATGCCGCCTGCGCCGACGATGAGGGCAATGTTTGGATCGGCTTGCGCCGCGAGGTCCTGACCATGGCTCACGCCGCGCGTATCACCCTAGCAACGGTGGAAAAACGCGTCAGCGGGAACCTGCTCGACGACCCGGCGACCGCCTCGGGCACCATATCCTCACTTTACATGGACCATGTCGCGGCCTGTCCTGGCGGCGCTTGGCCGGTCGGGTTCGCCAACCAGTACGGGCCCGACGGCGCCCATATGCGCGCGTATGCCAAGCAGGCAAAAACGACTGCCGGCTTCACTGCCTATCTGGACGACCATGTGCTGAATGGGCAGGCCGTCGCCGCCGAATAG
- the pqqA gene encoding pyrroloquinoline quinone precursor peptide PqqA: MWTKPVIVEVAVGLEINCYACADL, encoded by the coding sequence ATGTGGACGAAGCCTGTAATCGTTGAAGTTGCGGTCGGTCTCGAAATTAACTGTTACGCCTGCGCCGACCTCTAG
- a CDS encoding copper-binding protein: MMRALALVITLLAAAALADDEAASGVGVIHRIAEDGRSLNLTHDPIPGIGWPEMTMDLELSEDVSAGDLAAGDIVTFSLKRGRDHIYRIGTIALAPPGITVAAVTEDTASIDHSAHDHQAMTFDDEGMVMNENRDTLPENCSAISADIEITVRAGRHYAEGYPGTTFGYNRNVFDVEPCTRLTVTFINEDSVRHQWMVHGLPHYLYPQGMFHMEAAGKAQKTGTFILPSNRATYLVHCDMPQHTEKGLRGEIRVAGGDGDIPGIPGLTGPLRIEPVPGPGPIGALAALFGLLAGLLMLRRL, encoded by the coding sequence ATGATGCGGGCTCTCGCGCTGGTGATCACGCTGCTGGCAGCGGCGGCGTTGGCCGATGACGAGGCGGCCAGCGGCGTCGGCGTCATCCACCGTATCGCTGAGGATGGGCGCAGCCTGAACCTTACCCATGACCCCATTCCCGGCATCGGCTGGCCCGAGATGACCATGGACCTGGAACTCTCAGAAGACGTCAGCGCCGGAGATCTCGCGGCAGGCGACATAGTAACCTTCAGCCTCAAACGCGGGCGCGACCACATTTACCGCATCGGCACAATCGCCTTGGCGCCGCCCGGCATCACGGTCGCAGCGGTGACCGAGGACACAGCATCGATAGATCATAGCGCCCACGACCACCAGGCCATGACCTTCGACGACGAGGGCATGGTGATGAACGAGAATCGTGACACGCTGCCGGAGAATTGCAGCGCCATCTCTGCTGATATCGAGATAACTGTTCGCGCGGGTCGCCATTATGCCGAGGGGTATCCCGGCACCACTTTCGGTTACAACCGCAACGTCTTCGACGTCGAGCCATGCACACGCCTGACCGTGACCTTCATCAACGAGGACAGCGTGCGCCACCAGTGGATGGTGCACGGGCTGCCGCATTACCTCTACCCGCAAGGCATGTTCCATATGGAGGCGGCGGGCAAGGCGCAGAAGACGGGAACCTTCATCCTACCCAGCAACCGCGCCACCTATCTGGTCCATTGCGACATGCCCCAGCACACGGAGAAAGGCCTGCGCGGCGAGATCCGCGTCGCCGGGGGCGATGGCGACATACCGGGTATCCCCGGCCTCACTGGGCCGTTGCGGATCGAGCCCGTGCCGGGTCCCGGCCCGATCGGCGCACTCGCAGCGCTTTTCGGGCTGCTCGCCGGGTTGCTGATGTTACGCAGGCTCTAA